The following nucleotide sequence is from Gymnodinialimonas phycosphaerae.
CGCTTTATGGTGGAATCCCAGTGCGGGACGTGCTGGCTGTCGATGCACCGGCGGAATTGGCGCGTTTGGGGTTGGATGAGCATCTGTCATCACAACGCTCCAACGGGGTGCGGGCCATGGTCGAGCGGATCCGTGCCCACGCGGCCGAGGCGGCGTAAAGACCTGATCGGGGCAGGCGGTGGCCCCGGGCCAAGGCCCGGTCTACGCGAGGCGCACGAAAAAGGCCGCCCCGGGGTCCGGAGCGGCCAATCCAAATTCAGGCAGCGCGTTTAGCGGTTCTTGATGTCGACGTAGTCGCGCGTCGTTTCACCGGTGTAAAGCTGGCGCGGACGGCCAATTTTTAGCGCCGGGTCTGCCAATTGCTCTTTCCACTGAGAGATCCAGCCTACGGTCCGCGACAGCGCGAAGATCGGGGTGAACATCGACGTGGGGAAGCCCATCGCCTCCAGAATGATGCCCGAGTAGAAATCGACATTCGGGAACAGCTTCTTCTCGGCGAAGTAGGGATCGGCGAGCGCTTGCTTTTCCAACTCCATGGCGACTTGCAGAAGCGGGTTGTCCTCGACGCCCAACAGTTCCAGCACCTCATCGGCGCTTTCTTTCATGACCGTCGCGCGCGGATCGAAGTTCTTGTAGACGCGGTGGCCAAAGCCCATCAGGCGGTAGCTATCGTTTTTGTCCTTGGCGCGCGCGATGAATTCGGGAATGCGGTCAACGGTGCCGATTTCCTTCAACATCTCTAGGCAGGCTTGGTTCGCACCGCCGTGGGCAGGGCCCCAGAGGCAGGCAATGCCAGCTGCGATGCAGGCGAAGGGATTGGCGCCGGACGAAGAGGCCAGACGCACCGTGGAGGTCGAGGCGTTCTGCTCGTGGTCCGCGTGCAGTGTGAAGATCCGGTCCATCGCTTTTTCAAGGATCGGGTCGACGACATATTCTTCGGCCGGAACCGCAAAGCACATGCGCAGGAAGTTTGCGGCATAGCTCAGGTCATTGCGCGGATACACGAAAGGCTGGCCGATGGTGTACTTGTAGGCCCATGCCGCAATCGTCGGCATCTTGGCGATCAGTCGGTGCGAGGCGATCTCGCGCTGGCGCTCATCGGTGATATCCGTGGAATCGTGGTAGAAGGCGGACATCGCGCCCACGACACCAACCATGACGGCCATAGGGTGGGCATCGCGGCGGAAGCCCCGGAAGAAGTTGGCCATCTGCTCGTGAAGCATCGTGTGATGGGTGATCGTGGTCTC
It contains:
- the gltA gene encoding citrate synthase — translated: MAEPKTATLTIDGQSFDLPIHSPTAGPDVVDIGKLYGQAGVFTHDPGFTSTSACESSITFIDGDKGELLHRGYPIDQLAAQSHYLEVCFLLLYGYLPSAKELEHFETTITHHTMLHEQMANFFRGFRRDAHPMAVMVGVVGAMSAFYHDSTDITDERQREIASHRLIAKMPTIAAWAYKYTIGQPFVYPRNDLSYAANFLRMCFAVPAEEYVVDPILEKAMDRIFTLHADHEQNASTSTVRLASSSGANPFACIAAGIACLWGPAHGGANQACLEMLKEIGTVDRIPEFIARAKDKNDSYRLMGFGHRVYKNFDPRATVMKESADEVLELLGVEDNPLLQVAMELEKQALADPYFAEKKLFPNVDFYSGIILEAMGFPTSMFTPIFALSRTVGWISQWKEQLADPALKIGRPRQLYTGETTRDYVDIKNR